The following are encoded together in the Lactuca sativa cultivar Salinas chromosome 1, Lsat_Salinas_v11, whole genome shotgun sequence genome:
- the LOC111921408 gene encoding uncharacterized protein LOC111921408 produces the protein MRCKKHYTDLSSVVGVCACCLRERLLYLIAAQEQAHAQALSGQNLDGKQRNLDGKPVFPRFDSPLNNRRKSDRSAGATVLSHNDRRKDHHPFTPAAPRHNHSLSDQLFYRTPQVGPTTGGHNNTGVHSNKKRSLIRLLTFPFRSKNRNSVDSVSDPRASDSTFREPSGGGNATSSTSTSSSSWFSSIVQGGGRNRRKQPVYVDESQVTSGSGVVRRQYCRDRGMSPVRNSDCDGGNEDDLFDVTSGYESRPESWKNTPRRTPAHPDGRRGGGAGHVRNLSGLTFCLSPLVRASPNRQWNQKGMPPPPPPESGLSGETRAPVKPHLSNIKSFCPNRSRKFADFGRPNAHH, from the coding sequence ATGAGGTGTAAGAAGCATTACACCGATCTCAGTAGTGTCGTCGGCGTATGCGCTTGTTGTCTCCGGGAACGTCTGTTGTATCTCATCGCAGCTCAAGAACAAGCTCATGCTCAAGCACTGAGTGGTCAAAACCTAGACGGAAAACAACGCAATTTGGACGGGAAACCAGTGTTTCCTCGCTTTGATTCTCCGTTAAACAACCGCCGAAAGTCCGATCGTTCTGCCGGAGCTACTGTATTGTCTCATAACGATCGACGAAAGGATCATCATCCTTTTACTCCTGCTGCTCCTCGTCATAACCATAGCCTCTCGGATCAACTGTTTTATCGAACACCTCAGGTAGGGCCTACTACCGGAGGTCACAACAACACCGGTGTTCATTCGAATAAGAAGCGGAGTTTGATTCGGTTGCTTACGTTTCCCTTCAGATCTAAGAATCGAAACTCGGTGGATTCGGTTTCGGATCCCAGGGCATCAGATTCGACTTTCAGGGAACCCAGCGGTGGTGGTAATGCCACGTCGTCAACGTCAACGTCGTCGTCTTCGTGGTTCTCAAGCATTGTACAAGGTGGTGGTCGTAACCGGAGGAAGCAACCGGTTTATGTTGATGAATCTCAAGTAACCAGCGGAAGCGGAGTGGTCCGGCGGCAGTACTGCCGAGATCGGGGAATGTCACCGGTGCGAAACTCCGATTGCGATGGCGGAAATGAAGATGATTTATTCGATGTAACAAGCGGGTACGAGTCAAGGCCTGAGTCATGGAAAAACACACCGAGAAGAACACCGGCTCATCCAGACGGCCGGCGCGGCGGTGGTGCCGGACACGTGAGGAATTTATCCGGTTTAACATTCTGTTTGAGTCCCTTGGTTCGTGCAAGTCCTAACCGGCAATGGAATCAGAAGGGTatgccaccgccaccaccgccgGAAAGCGGTTTATCAGGCGAAACCAGAGCTCCGGTGAAGCCTCATCTTTCAAACATAAAATCATTTTGCCCAAACAGATCAAGAAAATTCGCCGATTTCGGGAGGCCCAATGCTCACCATTGA